The sequence tgacacgtGGCATTCTAGAATCCTATGCCTCCCAGGACATTGGAAGACTGGGCTCCTGATCTCCTCTGTAGAAAGACGCAGACCCTGGGCTGGGGCGTGGGAGAAGCTGGGGGGCTCTGACTCCAGTAGCTTCGCCCTCTGACAAGAAACCATCCAGTCCTCCACGGAGCCATCTCCACCTGCCTGCTACGCCCACCATCATTTACAACACAGCTGCCCGCCTCCAGCTGGCTCCCTACCATCTCCCTTCACCTCACACACCACAGACATCCTGGCATGAAGGACGCAGATGACACCCCCAATGGTGCTGGAGGAAGGCCACTGATGGCGTATGCGGGGAGGGGGCCGTGACTGCCCCCAAAGGCCGTCTGGCCTCTCCCCGCCCAGAGTGGAACCACGTGCCCCGGGCACTCCTGGAGCCCGGCGCTGAGCTtaaccctccctcccaccagccTCAAGGCGGGCACCCCGTCTTCACGTAAAATGAGGGGAGGAATAGACCCAGAGAGACAAAGTGACCCCAAGTCACAGAAGCGAGGAGGAGGCCAGCAGCATCAAACCCGGGATGATTCAAATGCTGTGCTTCGGGGGCCGGCTGGCCAGATGGGAGCAGGTACCCCGTGGAGAAGGAGGCACCTGTGCCAGCCACCATCCAGGCCCTGGAGGACTGCGGGGCAGAAGTGGCCTAAGTGACCATGGGTGGGGCTTATGAGGCCACCAGGAGATCCCACCTTCTAACGACCAGAGCTGCTCAAGGAAGGGTTGGGCAGGAGGGGGGCTCCCCTCCTCGAGCAAAGGCCACGCGTCAGAGAGGGCAGGGAGCCAAGGGCGGCGCAGAGGGCCCAATGACCTTCCAGGCAGCTCTGAGGACGCTACGCTGCGGTGGCAGGGCCAGGGCTGACCGCAGCCCGCTCCGGACAGACCTGccaggcagagagcagggacGGGGCAGCGGTAACAAGAGCTTAAGGTCTGGCGCAGGCCCTGGGCCGCCGGCAGCCCCGCCTCGGTGAACAGGTTGAGGCTGGGTTGGCCCAGGCTGTTCATGAGCTCTCGCTCAAGAGGCGCTGGCTCCCTCGTGCCCACTGGTGAGGCGCCAGAGGAGGAAAGTCTGGGGTATAACGTGCCCTGACTCACTGACTTGGCCTGGGCCTTCACCTTCGGCCCCTCAGGCAGGACGGACCGGAGGAAGCCCTGGGTCACAGGTCTTGGAGGCTGACTGGCCACTCAGGGGGCGGGGGTGTGGGGGAGCGGAGGAGACCCTCTTGAGAGCCAGAGAGCAGGTCCCAGTCAGCAAGAGTGGGGCGCTTACACCCTCCCGGGGACGCCTGGTCCCACCCTGAGAGAAGACTCCTTGGGGAAAACTGGAGGAGTACCGTGTCACCCCACCTTCTCACAGGAAGACACCGAATGAGGAGAGAAACAGGGCTGATGAGAGGGGTGGGGGACCCCAGGGGGCCTCAGATCCCACCCCCCGGCCACGGTCAGCTCTCACCTCTGGCCGACCCTGGCGAGCAGCCCCCATGAGCCCGCTCCCAGGAGAACCTGACCCTCTGTCCCCAAAAGTGACGAAAAGTAAGGGTGCAGGCTGGGATCCCAGAGCCCCATGTCTGCACCAGGAAACCAACGGGGAGCTGTGTCCATACCAGACACCCTGACAACACCTAGTTGTGTCTCAAAACAAAGGAGCGGAACAGGGCAGTCACCTTCACAGCCAGCAAGCATGGCTGACCCTGGCTGACTGGCAGAGCCCTCCAGGGGCTGGCTGTGCCCGGGAGCCCCGTGGCGGGGCCTCAGGCTCCCTGTCCTCCTGTGTCCCGGGCAGGGGCAGTGCCAGCGAGGCGGGGATGAGGGCCAGCGCTGAGCGAGGGGCCCCGTGGCGCCCCTCCTCCCTGGTGAGCCACCGGACTCTGATGGGTGAGGCCTGACAAACCCGTTCTGCGGGCCGGGGTGGGTGAGAGGGCGGACTCTCGGGAGCCAGCTCTGCGGGGACGCCAGGTCTCTCTCTGCTCTGCAGCCCAGGAGGCACCCGGCAGGGACCCGGCGCAGCATGGCAGCCAGCGACCTTGTGCAGGAGTTACACTCCATTGGGGACAGGCTGCTACTCAAGCTGCAGAGGCTGCCGCAGGCCGAGCCCGTGGAGATCCTGGCTTTCTCGGTCCTGGTGGTTTTCACAGGTAAGCCGGGGCTCTTCCTCACATCCGGGAGAGGAAACCGTGGTGCCAGTCAGAGGGCTGGGTGGTCCCCCAGGCAGAGGAGGAGAAACAGATGTCTCcagagggtggggggcaggggatctCCCCCTATCCTCCGACATCTGCCCCTGGGGATGGGGTGTGCTGAAAACCAGGGCCCCGGGGTGCTCCCGGGacctcaacccagggatgaaggGAGCAAGAGCTCTGGGGGCCGGCGTGGGGACAGTCACTCCTCTCCCCAGATTCTCGGTGTTTCTGACCAGTAAGCAGACCTTTGGGGAAGGCCCTCCAGGCCCCCACGGGGCTTCCTCAGAAGTGAGGCGGGCGCgcttcctccccaccctgtcTGAGCTCCCCGTGCTCTCTGCTgtcccccacccctccagccaCCGTGGTGCTGCTGCTACTGATTGCCTGCGGCTTCTGCTGCTGCCAGTACTGCTGCCCCAGGCGGAGGGGCAGGAGGACCCAGGTGGGGCCCATGACCCCACCGTGAGGGCCAGGGAGATGAGAGAAGCCGGAGAGGAGAGCACCGACGCCACGACCCAGGTGTCAGCCTGGCCCTGCAGCCCTCGCCCCTCAAGACAAAGACCCACGGCTCAGCCCTGGCCAAGCCCAGGGACCCAGACGCTGACGGAGACCTGGAGCCTCAGCAAGGACACCGGCTGTTTTGGCCACAGAACTCTCACCTGCAGGGCGCCCAGGAGGGATCGAAGGTTTCAAAGACAGAAAACCACCAGAGATTCTTTGTCGACCTGCGCTTTTTAACAAAGCACAGAGCGTGGTGCCCGTACTTGGAGAACAGCCCGCATCTGTGGGGAGCTGGCCCTCGGGGGTCCCATGCCAGAGAGGAGCAGGTCAACCAGAGAGGCTCTGTGCAGGAGCTACCGGGTCCCAAGCGCCCCCCAGAGTGGGGAACATGTGTGTTCTATTCCAGGGTTTGCCTGCTTCTTTCCAGTAAAGGCTTTCTGGTTACGCGTTTCCGCAGCGCCCCACTCCCCGGGCTGGGCCCTGTGCATCGCGAGTGCGGTGTGCCAGGACCCCGTGGGTGTAGCCAGTGTCTTCTCCTTGCAGCCTCTGCTCTCCCTGTGCCCACGGAAGCTGGAGAAACACGCAGGCAAGAATGCCACgtgggggggcggggaagggggtAAGACTCCGGAGCCAGGGGAGGGCTGCAGGGCCCCTCCTGCCGAGCGCCGCCTCCCAGGTGCCTGGTCGGCTACGACGGAGGCTGCATCTGCCGCAGGCAGGTGCCGGGCTCAAGAATGCCACACCACAGTCACCACCGCCATTAGCTGTAGGCGGCACGCCCTTGTCCTAGCAGGTCCTCCCAAACTTCCGGAATAAGACAGGTGAGGTCCCTGCTGTCGTCCATAACCTGCCTCCCGACCACACCATCCTCTCCCCAAGGGGCCAGAcggtctgggttcaaatcctcgCCACCCCGCCAGCCCCCAACCGGCGACGTGAACAGATGTTAGCGACATGACCTTCCCCTGCGAAATGGGGCCAGTCCTGGTACCCGACTCCTGGGGTAAGCCTGTGAGAATAAACCAAGACGGCTTTGGCATGCCCAACACCGGGCATAGCCTAAGAGCTCCACCGATACGAAGCATCCGTATTTGCCCCTCTATTTGGGGGGCCGAGTCAGAGCAATGTGGACCCATTTTAAGGAGTGGTCCTGCTGACACACAACCCTGCCCCGCCTCCTGCCCTCCAGTTTACTTTCTCtgcacagaattttccaggtagAGCTATAAACCCAGGAATGAGGGTAGGGGAGGCAGAGGCTCTCACAGTACCTGCCGCCCGCCCCCAACACCAGTCATCAGAGCCATGAAGAGCCCCGTGTTCCTACACACCTCCGGCGTCTAGGCCTGTGCAGCCTGCCCTGGTTGCCTGGAGGCAGAGCCCCAGCTCCTCGGGAAacgggaggggagaggggatgcCAGCCACCGCCACTCCACCGCCTCCAGCTCAGGCCGGCAGCAGAAGCCCTCTCCCCGGCTGGCTTCCCTTCCTGGTGTCCAGGGACTTGTCTAATGGGTTTGGTTTGGGTGGAAGACCCAAAGAGGAAATGCttccacagaaaataaaagaaatgcaagaatctGTCTGTACACTCTACCCTTCTACCACCACCATGAAAGAATGGGGTTCAGAATAATAGTGATGATAATCATGACAATAATGCTGAGAATGGAGGTGGCTCAGTGccgccccccctccccaggcAGTGTCTGAAGCCTTCTGACAcagattaattcatttaattatcaCAACAACCTAATGTCAAACAGACCATTATGATCCCCTTTTCAAAGGTTAGGAACTTGCCTAAACTGGACCAGCTGAACAGTGGCAGGACCCGCCTGTCTGGCTCACCACTCCCCAGGCCTCTAGCTGCAGTGCTGATAAGGCTCGCACTCCATCACCCACCACCTAACAATCTCAGGCCCCAAAGAGCCGCACCCCACACCCATCCCCGTGAGCGGGTGTGGCTGAGGAGTTAagagctggggtggggcccaTCCACCGCTCCCTCTCAGAAGGAAAACACAGGGAAGGTGGGAGCATGTGACGCCCTGCCTTTCCCAGGTGCAGCACCCGCAGCTGGAGGGTCCCCAGGAAGCCCTCGGTTCAGAGGACACAGCAGCCTCATCCCAGTGTGATCTTCCTTCAGCAGGTTCATCAGCATCGAGAACATCCTTCGTCAGGGTAACTGACGCTCAGCCTCTTTTCTAGCAAAGATTCACGCTCCTGCGAGCAGCTGCCAAGAAGTGGGGACCATGGGCAGCCCTGGGCACCTACAGGTGGACAGGAAGTTCACTTCCTGTGTTTTCCTCCCCCAGGCCAGGCAGTACCTAACTGCTGAGTCCAAATAAGATTCTGTCCCCGCCCTCGGGGGCTTCCAGGGGCACAGCCCCACCACCAGTGGCTCCCCCACGGCTGTCGGGTCAGATTCCAAGCAGGCTCCAAGCCCCCGCGGCTCAACCAACCAGACCTCCTTGCACACAACAGCagcctgacacactctggctggTCCCCTGGGGAAGATGGGCAGGGAGAGGAGACAGCAATCCCCCCCCATTGTAGGAAGGAATACACAAGGAGGTACAGCAAGGCAGGTGGGGGCCTTGGAAGAGGTGCCGTCAGGCCGTCCGAGCCCCAGAGAACACCCGGCTGACGCTGGCGACCAGACCTCTCCGCTCCCACCGCCGTGCCACCCTGGACCAGGCCGCCAGCGGCGTTGGCCTGCAGTCACTGCCGCAGTGTCCCCGCCAGCCTCGGCACTGATCTCCGCGCCTCTTCACGCCCCAGCCTCTGCCTGTGGCCTCTGCTCCAACAATGCCCACGACTGTGGTCTCTGCTGCCTCACAAGGGTTTTTCACTCTATGCTTCAGATCTGCATAGTTTACTGTCCAGACATTACACCTCAGAAACTACAGTCAAGCCACTGGTGCAAGAATCTCATTAGCAGAGGCCACACAAAACCGTTTTCTCTGAAATCTGTTTTCCCGAACATTAATGTTTGAAAGCAATCTACAAATAACAACCTTTAGGACAATATATTTGCTTGT comes from Muntiacus reevesi chromosome 18, mMunRee1.1, whole genome shotgun sequence and encodes:
- the SMIM5 gene encoding small integral membrane protein 5 codes for the protein MAASDLVQELHSIGDRLLLKLQRLPQAEPVEILAFSVLVVFTATVVLLLLIACGFCCCQYCCPRRRGRRTQVGPMTPP